The following are encoded in a window of Gramella sp. MT6 genomic DNA:
- a CDS encoding glycosyltransferase, with amino-acid sequence MQVSIVIPVYNEEENVLFLVEQLNEYFQKENRFTAEIIFVNDGSTDDTYNRLKSIPHKHYSYKIISFSRNFGSHSALRAGILRAEGDFVTFMYADLQDPLTLVSRMYEQVQDKGIDICWAFRNSSASAGPEKFFSLLYALLMRKYAVANFPKKGFDVVLFSRKVKECLDKNLESNSSVFIQILSFGFKQTSITYDKRERKHGKSKWTLSKKIKLLIDSFVAFSFAPIRLVSIIGFVFFMVGIIWTVIIVLRKLLFDDLASGWPALLSILLVGFGITNISLGIIAEYLWRTLDASRKRPAFIIDEIKEGSKEEVKKKVRVLKDVT; translated from the coding sequence ATGCAAGTATCCATAGTCATCCCGGTTTATAATGAAGAGGAAAACGTGTTGTTCCTTGTGGAGCAATTGAACGAATATTTTCAGAAAGAAAATAGATTCACAGCTGAAATAATTTTTGTGAATGACGGCTCTACTGATGATACTTATAACAGACTGAAAAGTATTCCTCATAAGCACTACTCCTACAAGATCATTTCCTTTTCCAGGAATTTTGGTTCGCATTCGGCTTTGAGGGCAGGAATTCTGAGGGCTGAGGGAGATTTCGTTACTTTCATGTATGCAGATTTACAAGATCCCCTAACCCTGGTAAGTAGAATGTATGAACAGGTTCAGGATAAGGGAATTGATATATGCTGGGCGTTTCGAAATTCATCTGCTTCTGCAGGCCCTGAAAAGTTTTTCTCACTATTATATGCATTGCTAATGAGAAAATATGCAGTGGCAAATTTCCCAAAAAAGGGATTCGATGTCGTTCTTTTCAGTAGAAAAGTCAAAGAATGCCTTGATAAAAATTTGGAGAGCAATTCATCTGTCTTTATCCAGATCTTAAGTTTTGGATTTAAACAAACCAGTATTACTTATGACAAACGGGAAAGAAAACATGGAAAATCTAAATGGACGCTTTCAAAGAAGATAAAGCTGCTTATCGATTCATTTGTAGCATTTTCCTTCGCCCCGATAAGGCTAGTGTCAATAATAGGATTTGTTTTTTTTATGGTGGGTATTATCTGGACGGTAATCATTGTATTAAGGAAATTGCTATTTGATGACCTTGCCAGTGGGTGGCCGGCACTTTTATCTATACTGCTGGTTGGATTTGGCATCACTAATATCTCTCTGGGAATTATCGCGGAATATTTATGGAGAACATTGGATGCCAGTAGAAAAAGACCCGCCTTCATTATAGATGAGATAAAGGAAGGGTCTAAAGAAGAAGTAAAGAAAAAGGTTAGGGTACTTAAAGACGTAACTTAA
- a CDS encoding Gfo/Idh/MocA family oxidoreductase — translation MINVGIIGYGYWGPNLVRNFYAANDCIVKSVADARPARLDQLKKLFPVIEGVLDGDDIIKDPKIDAIVIATSVCTHFQLAKKALMQGKHVLLEKPMTASVKEAEILMNIAEQKGLLLMVDHTFLYTGAVQKMRELIDRNELGNIKYLDSTRINLGLFQSDINVLWDLAPHDLSILSYLVDETPYSVNARGITHTCNGIENIAYLTVNFPSGLIAHFNCSWTSPVKVRMMLIGGDEKMILYNDLENTEKIKVYDTGYTYYNDEERQQVLVDYRTGDIQVPKVSTTEALLNMANDFISCIKEGKQPQSSSCLGLEVVKILEASTSSIKNRGQEVIIKNLSTPAVYSA, via the coding sequence ATGATAAATGTAGGAATAATAGGCTACGGTTATTGGGGACCTAATCTGGTTAGGAATTTTTATGCCGCCAATGACTGTATAGTTAAATCTGTGGCTGATGCAAGACCGGCAAGATTAGATCAATTGAAAAAATTATTTCCGGTTATTGAAGGTGTGTTAGATGGAGATGATATTATCAAAGACCCAAAAATTGATGCGATAGTGATAGCCACTTCGGTATGCACACATTTTCAACTGGCAAAAAAAGCACTAATGCAGGGGAAGCATGTGTTATTGGAAAAGCCTATGACTGCTTCTGTAAAGGAGGCTGAAATTCTAATGAATATAGCAGAACAAAAAGGCTTGTTGCTAATGGTTGATCATACTTTTCTATATACTGGTGCAGTACAGAAAATGCGTGAATTGATAGATAGGAATGAGCTGGGTAATATCAAGTACCTTGATTCTACTAGGATCAATTTGGGATTGTTCCAATCTGATATCAATGTACTCTGGGATCTTGCTCCACATGATCTTTCAATCCTTAGTTATTTGGTAGATGAAACACCATACAGCGTTAATGCACGTGGGATCACCCATACGTGTAATGGTATAGAAAATATTGCGTATCTCACCGTGAACTTCCCATCAGGACTTATTGCACATTTTAATTGTTCCTGGACTAGTCCGGTAAAAGTAAGAATGATGCTAATTGGAGGTGATGAAAAGATGATTCTTTATAATGATCTTGAAAACACCGAGAAAATTAAGGTTTATGATACAGGATATACTTATTATAATGATGAAGAAAGACAACAAGTACTGGTAGATTATAGAACCGGTGATATTCAAGTTCCTAAAGTAAGTACCACAGAGGCTCTTCTTAATATGGCTAACGATTTTATTAGTTGTATCAAGGAAGGAAAACAACCCCAGTCATCATCTTGTTTGGGTCTTGAAGTCGTTAAGATTCTGGAGGCTTCAACTTCTTCCATTAAAAACCGGGGGCAGGAAGTGATCATTAAAAATCTTTCTACCCCAGCTGTTTATAGCGCTTAA
- a CDS encoding GDP-L-fucose synthase, which translates to MLKDSKIYVAGHTGLVGSAITRNLRIKGYSNILTRSHEELDLKDCGAVKNFFRSEKPDYVFLAAAKVGGIVANNKYRADFLYENLMIQTNVIHQSYLNGVKKLMFLGSTCIYPKDCPQPIKEEYLLTGSLEYTNEPYAIAKIAGMKMCESYNLQYGTNFISAMPTNLYGPGDNFDLEKSHVLPALLRKMYIGKLLEKNDWEALHIHLREMPLNGIKNQETSNDEIIRSLENYGIKLKNGQVRVEIWGTGTPLREFLWSEDMADACVFLMERIDFMDIISSMNINEIRNSHINIGTGKEISIKDLAELIKKTVGFKGELYFNNSKKDGTLRKVTDSSKLNDLGWSSTVNLKEGIERMYKDIISVQSNPIGY; encoded by the coding sequence ATGCTAAAAGATTCTAAAATATACGTTGCCGGGCACACAGGATTAGTGGGAAGTGCAATCACCAGAAACCTTCGAATTAAAGGTTATTCAAATATTCTTACCAGATCACATGAGGAACTGGATCTAAAAGATTGCGGAGCTGTAAAAAACTTCTTTAGATCAGAGAAACCAGATTATGTATTCCTTGCGGCAGCAAAAGTGGGTGGTATTGTTGCCAACAATAAATACAGGGCCGATTTTCTTTATGAAAACCTAATGATACAAACTAATGTGATTCATCAGAGTTACCTTAATGGTGTTAAAAAACTGATGTTCCTGGGGAGTACCTGTATTTATCCTAAAGACTGTCCTCAACCTATTAAGGAAGAATATCTTCTTACCGGTAGCCTAGAATATACCAATGAACCCTATGCTATCGCAAAAATAGCCGGGATGAAAATGTGTGAATCTTATAATCTTCAATACGGTACAAATTTTATTTCAGCGATGCCTACTAATTTGTACGGTCCTGGTGATAATTTTGATCTTGAAAAATCCCATGTTTTACCCGCTCTACTCAGGAAGATGTATATAGGTAAACTTCTGGAAAAAAATGATTGGGAAGCTCTACATATTCATCTACGAGAAATGCCTTTGAATGGAATAAAGAATCAAGAGACAAGTAATGATGAAATTATCAGATCTCTGGAAAATTATGGAATAAAGTTAAAAAATGGCCAGGTGAGGGTGGAAATCTGGGGTACAGGTACACCCTTAAGAGAATTTCTATGGAGTGAGGATATGGCCGATGCGTGTGTTTTCCTGATGGAAAGAATAGATTTTATGGATATTATTTCTTCAATGAATATTAATGAAATAAGGAATTCGCACATTAATATAGGGACTGGAAAAGAAATATCAATCAAAGATCTCGCTGAACTTATCAAGAAAACGGTGGGTTTTAAAGGAGAACTATATTTTAATAATTCTAAAAAAGACGGGACGTTGAGGAAGGTCACAGACAGTTCAAAATTGAACGACCTGGGGTGGAGCTCAACTGTTAATTTGAAGGAAGGTATTGAACGGATGTATAAGGACATTATTAGTGTTCAATCAAATCCGATTGGTTATTAA
- a CDS encoding acyltransferase, whose amino-acid sequence MKTISKNEDFQILNNVRVGENVKIFSFVNAYGCSIDDGSKIGTFVEIQKGASIGKYCKISSHTFICEGVRIADRVFIGHNVTFINDKFPRATNEDGTPQTETDWNCEETLVKEGASIGSSATILCGITIGKKAIIGAGSVVTKDVPDNAIVAGNPARVIKYLERKLV is encoded by the coding sequence ATGAAGACTATTTCAAAAAATGAGGATTTCCAAATTCTAAATAACGTTCGTGTAGGGGAAAACGTTAAGATCTTTAGTTTCGTTAATGCTTATGGCTGTAGTATAGATGATGGATCTAAAATTGGGACCTTTGTGGAAATCCAGAAGGGAGCGAGCATCGGAAAGTATTGTAAAATTTCCAGCCATACCTTCATTTGTGAAGGAGTTAGAATTGCCGATCGGGTTTTTATAGGCCATAACGTTACCTTCATAAACGACAAGTTTCCTAGGGCGACCAATGAGGATGGCACTCCGCAAACTGAAACAGATTGGAATTGTGAAGAAACACTGGTAAAGGAAGGAGCCTCTATAGGATCCAGTGCTACTATTCTTTGCGGAATTACGATTGGAAAAAAGGCAATTATTGGAGCAGGATCTGTAGTAACCAAAGATGTGCCAGATAATGCTATTGTTGCAGGAAACCCAGCTAGGGTTATTAAATATTTGGAAAGAAAACTTGTCTGA
- a CDS encoding DegT/DnrJ/EryC1/StrS family aminotransferase: protein MYKSIVKQQIPFLDLRGQHQQIKAQVFEAFDQVYENTAFSGGYFVEKFENKFAEFCHTEFAIGVNNGTSALQLAIIALGIGPGDEVIVPANTFIATAWGVSYAGATPVFVDCTSDTWQIDPSKIEEKITSRTKAIIGVHLYGQPFNLEAIDEICKNHNLFMIEDAAQAQGANYKNIPVGGFGEMACFSFYPGKNLGACGEAGGITTNNENYYNALKSLRNHGCVERYYHDEVGYNMRMGGLEAASLNVKLNYLPVWNQRRKEIAAEYRKGVVNPHIRIQAQPVWADSIYHLFVIVTENREDLMSYLNDHNIFPGMHYPVPCHLQKAYKNLGYKKGDCPNAEYLAEHCLSLPMYAELSDENVDYIIDVLNAYNHG from the coding sequence ATGTATAAATCAATCGTTAAGCAGCAGATTCCTTTTCTAGATTTAAGAGGACAGCATCAACAGATCAAAGCGCAGGTGTTTGAAGCATTTGACCAGGTTTATGAAAATACTGCATTTTCTGGAGGTTACTTTGTTGAAAAGTTTGAAAATAAGTTTGCAGAATTCTGTCATACAGAATTTGCCATAGGGGTTAATAACGGTACCTCAGCATTACAACTGGCCATCATTGCTCTGGGGATTGGCCCAGGAGATGAAGTGATCGTTCCTGCAAATACATTTATAGCTACTGCCTGGGGCGTTTCTTATGCCGGAGCTACACCGGTATTTGTTGATTGCACTTCAGACACCTGGCAGATAGACCCATCAAAAATTGAGGAAAAAATCACTTCCCGAACTAAAGCTATTATCGGAGTCCATTTGTATGGGCAACCTTTCAATCTGGAAGCTATCGATGAGATCTGTAAAAATCATAACCTTTTTATGATAGAAGATGCGGCCCAGGCGCAGGGTGCAAATTATAAGAATATTCCGGTAGGCGGCTTTGGAGAAATGGCTTGCTTTAGTTTTTATCCAGGGAAGAATCTTGGAGCTTGCGGTGAAGCTGGTGGAATAACTACTAATAATGAGAATTATTATAATGCTCTTAAAAGTCTAAGAAATCATGGTTGTGTAGAACGATATTATCATGATGAAGTAGGGTATAATATGAGGATGGGCGGACTTGAAGCAGCATCTCTTAATGTGAAACTTAATTACCTACCTGTATGGAATCAACGCCGAAAAGAAATTGCTGCAGAATACAGGAAAGGTGTGGTTAATCCTCATATTAGGATTCAGGCACAACCGGTTTGGGCAGATTCTATATATCATCTTTTTGTTATTGTTACAGAAAACCGCGAGGATCTTATGAGTTACCTGAATGATCATAATATTTTTCCAGGTATGCATTATCCTGTACCATGTCACCTTCAAAAAGCATATAAAAACCTAGGTTATAAAAAAGGTGATTGTCCCAATGCTGAATATCTAGCGGAACATTGTCTTTCTCTACCAATGTATGCTGAATTATCTGATGAAAATGTTGATTATATCATCGATGTTTTAAATGCATATAATCATGGATAG
- a CDS encoding DegT/DnrJ/EryC1/StrS family aminotransferase, with protein sequence MIPIAKPYLTAEDAQAAYDTILTGWITQGPRVQEFEEKFAAYTGAKYAVAVSNCTTALHLSMIVAGIGEGDEVICPSMSYIATANSIKYVGATPVFAEVNQEYNLDPTDVEKRINSNTKAILLVHQIGMPADIDAIKKICSRYNLKLIEDAACAVGSAYKGQKIGSHSELVCFSFHPRKIISTGDGGMITTSRKDYYDRLRLLRQHGMSINDRVRHNSKKVIFEDHIEVGYNYRMTDIQASVGIKQLEKLDWIVTERRKIANKYHEALKNIEGIRLPLERERYFSNYQSYSIYLEKSFPINRNRFMQELLDNEIATRRGIMNSHRETAYKHLEDKVNLPVSEKLQDRSVLLPLYVPMIEEDVKFIIDTILKLTQLKTV encoded by the coding sequence ATGATCCCTATTGCCAAACCTTATTTGACGGCAGAAGATGCTCAGGCTGCCTATGATACCATCCTAACAGGATGGATCACCCAGGGGCCTAGAGTGCAGGAATTTGAAGAAAAGTTTGCTGCCTATACAGGCGCAAAATATGCAGTTGCTGTTTCAAATTGTACAACGGCACTACATCTGTCCATGATCGTTGCAGGGATTGGAGAAGGAGATGAGGTTATATGTCCTTCCATGAGTTATATCGCAACGGCAAACTCAATAAAATATGTTGGAGCTACGCCTGTTTTTGCCGAGGTAAATCAAGAATATAATCTAGATCCAACTGATGTTGAAAAACGTATAAATTCTAATACTAAAGCTATACTGCTCGTCCACCAAATAGGAATGCCTGCCGATATTGATGCAATTAAAAAAATCTGTTCCAGATATAATTTAAAACTTATCGAAGATGCGGCTTGTGCTGTAGGTTCAGCCTATAAAGGTCAAAAGATCGGTTCCCATTCTGAGTTGGTATGTTTTTCGTTTCATCCCAGGAAGATAATATCTACAGGAGACGGTGGAATGATAACTACCAGCAGGAAAGATTATTATGATAGATTAAGATTGCTAAGACAGCATGGGATGTCTATCAATGACAGGGTTCGCCACAATTCAAAAAAAGTAATTTTTGAAGATCATATTGAGGTTGGATATAATTACAGGATGACAGATATCCAGGCTTCCGTGGGAATTAAGCAACTGGAAAAACTGGATTGGATCGTAACTGAGAGAAGAAAAATAGCTAATAAATACCATGAAGCTTTAAAGAATATCGAAGGGATACGCCTTCCTCTAGAAAGGGAGAGATATTTTAGTAATTACCAATCTTATAGCATATATCTCGAAAAATCTTTTCCTATAAATCGAAACCGGTTTATGCAGGAATTGTTAGACAATGAAATAGCTACAAGAAGAGGGATAATGAATTCGCATAGAGAAACTGCTTATAAACATTTGGAAGATAAAGTGAATCTGCCGGTCTCGGAAAAACTTCAGGATAGGTCTGTATTATTACCCTTATATGTGCCTATGATTGAGGAAGATGTGAAATTTATTATTGATACGATCTTAAAACTAACTCAGCTTAAAACGGTTTAA
- a CDS encoding polysaccharide biosynthesis protein, whose amino-acid sequence MKAFIMQIFTGLRIPNPLEWGRLIAVTGSSQALIQLISFASGILIIRFLPTQEYALYTLATAIYTNMIILADSGIKTSVMAEGGKVWQDKKKLGKVIATGFELRKLFATVSVILSIPVMLYLLRHHGADWWTAIGITLAILPAFFASLSGTLLEIIPKLHQSIPRFQKIQMIASAIRVAFILIALYFFPYTILALLGYGLSQIWANKELRKLANSFIEISKQSSKLVRKRILEMVKRLMPESIYLCISGQITVWLISIFGSTQAVAQVGALGRLAMALSFFGIMFGLLISPRFSRLAKNKELIFKRFVQIQIGLLLLGLLIISGTWIFSSQMLWVLGEEYSNLDFEIILLIIGNFIGLLAVSNFYLCTSRGWVINPLISIPLSMAAIISGAIIFDVSSLRGVFYFNIYNNVVMMLLHITYGFLRISKLDQIAEVRN is encoded by the coding sequence ATGAAGGCTTTCATAATGCAAATATTTACCGGGTTAAGGATTCCAAATCCTCTGGAATGGGGAAGGCTGATCGCGGTCACGGGTTCTTCCCAGGCACTAATTCAGTTGATAAGTTTTGCTAGTGGAATTCTTATCATCAGGTTTTTGCCTACTCAGGAGTATGCATTATACACTCTCGCAACGGCTATTTATACAAATATGATCATCCTTGCAGACAGTGGCATCAAAACCAGCGTAATGGCTGAAGGCGGAAAAGTTTGGCAAGACAAGAAGAAACTAGGTAAGGTGATTGCAACTGGCTTTGAGTTAAGAAAATTATTTGCAACCGTTAGTGTAATTTTATCTATACCCGTAATGCTTTATTTACTTAGGCATCATGGAGCAGATTGGTGGACAGCCATTGGGATTACACTTGCTATTTTACCAGCTTTTTTTGCGAGTTTATCTGGAACTTTATTGGAGATTATCCCAAAGCTGCATCAAAGTATTCCCAGATTTCAAAAGATACAGATGATCGCAAGTGCTATAAGAGTGGCATTTATTCTAATAGCCCTGTATTTTTTTCCCTATACGATTTTGGCACTTCTAGGATATGGTTTATCCCAGATCTGGGCTAATAAAGAATTGAGGAAATTAGCAAATAGTTTTATTGAAATAAGTAAGCAGTCCAGTAAACTTGTTCGTAAAAGAATACTGGAGATGGTGAAAAGATTAATGCCTGAATCTATCTATCTCTGCATTTCAGGACAGATTACCGTTTGGTTGATTTCAATATTCGGAAGTACCCAGGCAGTTGCTCAGGTAGGCGCATTGGGAAGATTGGCAATGGCTTTAAGCTTCTTCGGAATAATGTTCGGGCTATTAATATCTCCACGATTCTCCAGATTGGCAAAAAATAAAGAATTGATCTTTAAGAGATTTGTTCAAATTCAAATAGGTCTTTTATTGTTAGGATTATTAATTATTAGTGGTACGTGGATCTTTTCCTCCCAGATGCTTTGGGTTCTTGGAGAAGAATATTCAAACCTTGATTTTGAAATAATTCTTTTAATAATCGGGAATTTTATAGGACTACTGGCTGTTTCAAACTTCTATTTATGCACTAGCCGAGGGTGGGTTATAAATCCATTAATTTCAATTCCACTGAGTATGGCAGCCATTATAAGCGGAGCCATAATATTCGATGTTTCCAGTCTTAGAGGAGTATTTTACTTCAACATTTATAATAATGTTGTAATGATGCTCCTGCATATTACCTACGGATTCCTAAGAATCTCGAAACTCGATCAAATAGCGGAAGTTAGAAATTAG
- a CDS encoding acetyltransferase, translated as MDRTKLVIFPFNGNGIEALDCLNDDEVEFIGFIDDDLGKNSDHYQIFQRDILKRFPEFKLLAVPGGPESFMKRKNIISSINQDPDRFYTVIHPSASIGKNVQVGMNCLIMAGVVLTSNSIIGNHVCILPNSVVHHDSNIGEYTLLGSNVVVAGGTTIDSNSYIGSGSNIKNGLTIGKGTLVGLGSNILKNTEENSKMVGNPARDLNLSNRLKVH; from the coding sequence ATGGATAGAACGAAACTGGTCATCTTTCCTTTCAACGGAAATGGGATTGAAGCATTAGATTGTTTAAATGACGATGAAGTTGAATTCATTGGATTCATAGATGATGATCTAGGGAAGAATTCAGATCACTATCAGATTTTTCAAAGGGATATTCTTAAACGATTTCCTGAATTTAAACTTTTAGCTGTGCCTGGTGGGCCGGAAAGTTTTATGAAGCGTAAAAATATAATTTCTTCGATAAATCAGGATCCGGACAGATTTTATACCGTAATTCATCCGTCCGCCTCAATAGGAAAGAATGTTCAGGTTGGAATGAATTGTTTGATTATGGCAGGGGTGGTCCTCACTAGCAATTCAATAATCGGCAATCATGTTTGTATCCTTCCTAATTCTGTAGTTCACCACGATTCCAATATCGGGGAGTACACTTTACTTGGTAGTAATGTAGTGGTTGCAGGAGGGACAACTATTGATAGTAATTCTTATATAGGCAGCGGATCTAATATAAAGAATGGACTAACTATAGGAAAAGGTACTTTGGTTGGTCTTGGAAGCAATATTCTAAAGAATACGGAAGAAAATTCAAAGATGGTTGGTAATCCAGCTCGTGATTTGAATTTGAGTAATAGACTGAAGGTGCATTAA
- a CDS encoding NAD-dependent epimerase/dehydratase family protein encodes MYNKIKNAQIFITGGAGFIGSYVVEELLREQPARIIILDNLVRGSFENMESFLKNPIVEFIEGDIRDKDLLEKCITGSDYVFHMAALRINSCAANPENGFEVMLRATFDLADLCAKHKVKKVIYSSSASVYGLAQNFPTPESDNPYNNQTFYGAAKLWGEQLFRSFHHMYGLDYVALRYFNVYGVRMDTDGKYTEVMIRWLDCIRDKKAPLIYGDGSTTMDFVYVRDVAKANVAALISDVSDEVFNVGNNEETSLKTLLETLLKVNQSNLTPEFREESTVNPVSRRLADNTRAKDQLNFEPTVTLEEGLRELSKWYFERNLIKSRI; translated from the coding sequence ATGTATAATAAAATTAAGAATGCTCAGATTTTTATTACTGGAGGAGCTGGATTCATCGGTTCATATGTAGTTGAAGAATTACTTAGGGAGCAACCCGCAAGAATCATAATCCTGGATAATCTAGTTAGGGGTAGTTTTGAGAATATGGAATCATTTCTTAAAAATCCAATAGTTGAATTTATTGAGGGAGATATTCGGGATAAAGATCTCTTAGAGAAATGTATCACCGGTTCAGATTATGTATTTCACATGGCAGCATTGCGAATTAATTCTTGTGCTGCAAACCCTGAAAATGGTTTTGAAGTTATGCTTAGAGCCACTTTCGATCTTGCCGACTTATGCGCTAAGCATAAGGTTAAAAAAGTGATATATAGTTCAAGTGCCTCGGTATATGGGCTTGCACAAAATTTCCCCACTCCCGAATCGGATAATCCATATAACAATCAGACTTTTTATGGTGCTGCAAAATTGTGGGGAGAACAATTATTCAGAAGCTTTCATCATATGTATGGATTAGATTATGTGGCATTAAGGTATTTCAATGTATATGGAGTAAGAATGGACACAGATGGTAAATACACCGAAGTAATGATTCGCTGGCTTGACTGTATACGTGATAAAAAAGCTCCTTTAATTTATGGAGATGGAAGTACAACTATGGATTTTGTCTATGTGAGAGACGTTGCCAAAGCAAATGTTGCAGCTTTAATTTCAGATGTTTCAGATGAGGTTTTTAACGTAGGTAATAATGAAGAAACCAGTCTTAAGACCTTACTTGAAACCCTCTTAAAAGTAAATCAATCTAATCTTACGCCAGAATTTCGAGAAGAGAGTACTGTTAATCCAGTTAGCAGGAGGCTTGCAGATAATACAAGAGCAAAAGACCAATTAAATTTTGAACCTACGGTTACCCTCGAAGAAGGACTTCGCGAGTTAAGTAAATGGTATTTCGAAAGAAACCTCATTAAAAGTAGAATATGA
- the lhgO gene encoding L-2-hydroxyglutarate oxidase — protein sequence MTADYKYDYLIIGAGIMGMTIAYELINTKPGISIAILEKESDVGKHASGRNSGVLHAGFYYTPDSLKALFTKDGNRLMKEFCKSHGLNINECGKVVVAKNRMELESLYELERRGRKNGVELKLISEKELYQIEPNARTFKKALHSPTTATVNPLEVCLKLKNVLAEKGVKFFFDNKYLSNYKNRIRTNHCTIDAGYVINAAGLYADHIAKDFGFANQYTIIPFKGRYLKYTGKDAPIKTNIYPVPDLKNPFLGVHYTLTSIKEIKIGPTAMPAFWRENYKGFSRFNINEFLEIIFFETQLFLRNSFNFRNLAWNELKKRNKKYFSALAMNLVWKANAKKFDQWLPSGIRAQLLNKKTFNLEMDFIMEGDHQSLHILNAVSPAFTCSFSLAKYIVREKLKLQKIDQIDKVSSVA from the coding sequence ATGACTGCAGATTATAAATATGATTATCTCATTATAGGAGCTGGAATCATGGGGATGACCATCGCTTATGAGTTAATAAATACCAAACCTGGTATCAGTATAGCTATTTTGGAAAAGGAAAGCGATGTGGGTAAACATGCCAGTGGTAGGAATAGTGGAGTTTTACATGCAGGTTTTTATTATACCCCAGATTCTCTAAAGGCTCTTTTCACTAAAGACGGAAATAGGTTAATGAAGGAATTCTGTAAAAGTCATGGATTAAATATCAACGAGTGTGGAAAAGTGGTGGTGGCAAAGAACAGAATGGAACTGGAATCCCTGTATGAGTTGGAAAGAAGGGGTAGAAAGAATGGTGTAGAATTAAAGTTAATAAGTGAAAAAGAACTTTACCAAATTGAACCGAATGCCAGAACCTTTAAAAAGGCCCTTCATTCGCCTACCACTGCTACGGTAAACCCATTAGAGGTTTGTCTAAAATTAAAAAACGTGTTAGCTGAAAAAGGAGTGAAGTTCTTTTTTGACAATAAATATCTTTCCAATTATAAAAATCGAATACGTACAAATCACTGTACAATTGATGCCGGATATGTGATTAACGCTGCTGGGTTGTACGCAGATCATATTGCAAAAGATTTTGGATTTGCTAACCAATATACCATCATACCTTTTAAAGGGAGGTATCTTAAATATACTGGCAAGGATGCACCAATCAAAACAAATATATATCCAGTACCCGACCTTAAAAATCCATTTCTAGGTGTTCATTACACTCTTACATCAATAAAAGAAATCAAGATTGGACCAACAGCAATGCCAGCATTTTGGCGTGAAAATTATAAGGGTTTTAGCAGATTCAACATAAATGAGTTTCTGGAGATTATCTTTTTCGAAACCCAGCTCTTCCTTCGAAATTCTTTCAATTTCAGGAATCTGGCATGGAATGAACTTAAAAAGCGCAATAAGAAATACTTTTCAGCCTTAGCAATGAATTTAGTTTGGAAGGCTAATGCTAAAAAATTTGACCAATGGCTTCCTTCCGGGATCAGAGCGCAATTGCTGAATAAAAAGACCTTCAATCTAGAGATGGACTTTATTATGGAAGGAGATCATCAATCACTGCATATTCTAAATGCTGTTTCTCCCGCTTTTACTTGCAGCTTTTCCCTTGCTAAATATATCGTCAGGGAGAAATTAAAACTTCAGAAAATTGATCAGATAGATAAAGTTTCAAGCGTTGCATAA